From Streptomyces sp. NBC_01551:
GGCGCCTCCCGTCGACGTCGACCCCGATCCGCACGTACTGACCGGCCGTGTGACCGCGCCAGCCCCTTCCCGGCCTGATCACGATGGTCGCGGCGTCACCCGTCTCCGGGTGCACGGCCTCGATGCGCCCACGCAGGTCAGCGCCCGCACGCAGCGGGCTGACCAGGTCGAGGTAGTCCGACGGCAGCAGCGGCGTCGTGATCATCTCCAGCAGCTTCCACGCCCCACTGCGGAGGGTTGCACTCGTCATGACCCCAGCTTGATGCGCCTCAGGGCGTAAAGTCCTGACCGCAGGACGTAAATCTGGCCGGTCGAATTGTTCGCAGGGAATAAAAAATGAGCCATCCCATCCGGAGGGTCACCGACCTGACCCTGGACCGGACGACGGTCACCGCAGTTCGGGCCGCGCTGAAGACCACCGCCGACGAGGTCGTCCAGGCGATCATCGACGAGGTCCCTCCCTACGCCAACGCCCTCTCGGGCCGCATGGGCGTCACCATCCGCCGAGCCGTCCGCACCGCCCTGGGGCACTACCTGGACCTCGCGAGCGGGAACGCCACCGGCGGCGACGCCGGTGACGCGGCCTACGAGCTGGGCCGCGGCGAGGTGCGCGACGGGCGTTCGATGGACGCCCTGCTCAGCGCCTACCGCGTCGGCGCCCGCGTGGCCTGGCGATGCCTGGCGGCGGGTGCCGTACCCGCAGGTCTGCCCGCCGCCGAGGTCGCCAAGTTCGCCGAGCTGACCTTCGCCTACATCGACGAGCTCTCCGCCGCGAGCGCCGCGGGCCACGCCGACGAGCTGGCCGCCCGGGGCCGTGACCACGAGCGCCACCTGGAACACCTGGCCCGCGACCTCCTCGCCGACGCGAGCCCCGACGTGCTGCTGGCCTCTGTTCAACGGGCTAGGTGGCAGCCTCCGGTTTCGCTGACCGCCGTCTTGCTGCCCGCTGCCCAGGCCCGGCCCGCCTACCGCGCGCTCGACCCGAGCACCCTCGTCCTCGACGATCTGCCGGACGCCTTCGGGGTGCTGCTCGTCCCCGATGCCGACCGGTCACATCTCTTGCGGCAGCTGACCGACCGCACGGCCGTGGTCGGCCCGGCCCGGCCGTGGACTCGTGCATCCGCCTCGTACGCACGAGCCGCACGCGCGCGCTCCCTCTCCTCCGATATCCGCGACACCGAGGACCACCTGCCCGAGCTGGTGCTGAGCGCCGACGTGGACGCGTTCGCAGACCTGCGGGCCCGAGCCCTCGCACCCCTCCGGACCTTGCCTGTCGCGACCGCACGGCGGCTGGAGGAGACGTTGCGGGCGTGGCTGCTTCACCAAGGCAGGCGGGACGAGGTGGCGGCGGCGTTGTTCGTCCATCCCCAGACCGTCCGGTACCGGATGTCGCAGCTGCGGGAGCTGTTTCCGGATCTCGCATCGCCACACCGGGTCCTCGAACTGACGCTGGCGGTCGGTCTTCGGGTCAGCTGACGCGTACTTCGACCGTGGGAGAGGGGCTGGATGAACCGGGAAGAACAGAAAGAGTTGACACCCGTGTCGAGCGGGTCGCGCCGACGGCTCCTGACGGGCGAAAGCCCAGGTCAGGCGCCGTCTTTCATGCCCTAAAAGAAGCCGAGCTTCTTGGGGGAGTAGCTGGTCAGTATGTTCTTCGAGTACTGGTGGTACACCCGCCACACCCCTCCTGACCAGGCAAGATGAAGGTACCTGCCATCGGTGGTCCGGTGCTGGCCCGCCACTGGCCCGGATCTTGGTCGGTGAGGGAGGGGGCACTGTAGTTCCGTGGCCAGGGCCCGAAGCGATGGTCGTGGGTGGAGGGCCTCAGGGCTTGGGCTGTGCGACGGCGCGCCAGCCGAAGATCACTCACTGCTGCTGCTCGCCCACTGGAGGCCCGGCGTGGTTTCGAAGTTCATGCCGTAGACCGTGCCAGCCAGGGTGGGGGCGAAGAGGGTGGCGGCCCAGGAGGAGATCTTCTTGAAGTCCTCGCCCACAACGCGCTGACCTGGGCAGATTGCTGTACGAGCCGGGCTGACCTGCGAATTTGCTCGTTTCCGGGGCTTTCAGGGTGACGCCGTTTTGCGCGGTCGCTTCTCCCCAGCCGCTCCCCAGAACGGCTTCGTTCTCCCCAGATTCTCCCCCTCCGCGGCTCGTTCTTGGCGATGTTTCCGCTGGTGAGGCGGCCCTTCGTTGGGTTGGGGTGTGGTGACGCGCCGTTTCGGGGGGTCTCGGGGCGAGTGTGCGGGTGTCGCGACCTTGCGCGTTCGCGCCCGTGACACTGCGCGGATCTCGTCCTTGACCGGTTGTGCGCTGTCGTGCCAACCCCTGGGCGCAGGAGGTCAATGCGGTCGGTCGGGTCGCTCGTAGCTTGAAGAAGTGCCGAGCCGCGGACGCGGCGGGGGCACGTTACCGATTGCTTCGAGAGGACCCCTCATGTTCGACGTCAACAAGGTG
This genomic window contains:
- a CDS encoding helix-turn-helix domain-containing protein, producing MSHPIRRVTDLTLDRTTVTAVRAALKTTADEVVQAIIDEVPPYANALSGRMGVTIRRAVRTALGHYLDLASGNATGGDAGDAAYELGRGEVRDGRSMDALLSAYRVGARVAWRCLAAGAVPAGLPAAEVAKFAELTFAYIDELSAASAAGHADELAARGRDHERHLEHLARDLLADASPDVLLASVQRARWQPPVSLTAVLLPAAQARPAYRALDPSTLVLDDLPDAFGVLLVPDADRSHLLRQLTDRTAVVGPARPWTRASASYARAARARSLSSDIRDTEDHLPELVLSADVDAFADLRARALAPLRTLPVATARRLEETLRAWLLHQGRRDEVAAALFVHPQTVRYRMSQLRELFPDLASPHRVLELTLAVGLRVS